Proteins encoded in a region of the Hippea jasoniae genome:
- the guaA gene encoding glutamine-hydrolyzing GMP synthase, translating into MDKIVILDFGSQYTQLISRKIRELGVYTEILPYNKPVFDENTKGLILSGSPYSVYENDAPIVDQSIFSKGLPVLGICYGMQLIAHFFGGKVSKAHKSEYGFATLEVVKPSKLLEGMDKTVVWMSHGDRLEKLPEGFEAIARTSNSPFAAIENLSKKIWAVQFHPEVYHTQKGKQLLSNFVLDICKAKANWNMENFLAQQIETIRKTVKDKRVIGAISGGVDSTVTAAILSKAIGDQFVGVFVNNGLLRKNEIEYVLNALNKLKINVRYEDAENLFLDRLKGVIDPEQKRKIIGHTFIDVFKRIAEDYKDAEFLAQGTLYPDVIESTSVKGPSATIKSHHNVGGLPKDLKFKLIEPLRFLFKDEVRKLGKTLGIDDEFINRHPFPGPGLAIRIIGEITKEKLDILREADAIVVEEIKKANLYNDLWQAFAVLLPVSSVGVMGDKRTYENVVAIRIIESVDGMTADWAKIPYEVLNNISTRIINEVKSINRVVYDISSKPPSTIEWE; encoded by the coding sequence ATGGATAAAATTGTTATTCTTGATTTTGGTTCTCAATACACACAGCTTATATCAAGGAAAATAAGGGAATTGGGCGTTTATACTGAAATTCTACCATACAATAAACCGGTTTTTGATGAAAATACAAAAGGCTTAATCTTATCTGGCTCACCCTACAGTGTTTACGAAAACGATGCCCCAATAGTGGATCAATCGATTTTTTCTAAGGGATTGCCTGTTCTTGGCATCTGCTACGGTATGCAGTTGATAGCCCATTTCTTTGGTGGAAAGGTATCAAAAGCACATAAATCTGAATACGGATTTGCCACCCTTGAGGTTGTAAAACCAAGTAAACTTTTAGAGGGTATGGATAAAACAGTTGTATGGATGAGCCACGGTGATAGATTAGAAAAACTGCCCGAAGGATTTGAGGCTATAGCCAGAACATCAAATTCACCTTTTGCAGCCATTGAAAATCTATCAAAAAAAATCTGGGCGGTGCAGTTTCACCCTGAGGTTTACCATACACAGAAAGGCAAGCAGCTTTTATCAAACTTCGTGCTTGACATCTGCAAAGCTAAAGCCAACTGGAATATGGAAAACTTCCTTGCCCAGCAGATAGAAACAATAAGAAAAACCGTGAAGGATAAAAGGGTTATTGGTGCAATAAGCGGCGGGGTGGATTCAACCGTTACAGCAGCAATACTTTCAAAAGCTATTGGTGATCAATTTGTAGGTGTTTTTGTAAATAACGGCCTGTTGAGAAAAAATGAAATAGAATATGTATTAAATGCCCTGAATAAACTCAAAATCAATGTAAGATACGAAGATGCTGAAAATCTGTTTTTAGACAGGCTCAAAGGCGTTATTGATCCCGAGCAAAAAAGAAAAATCATAGGTCATACCTTTATCGATGTATTTAAAAGGATCGCAGAGGATTATAAAGATGCTGAGTTTTTAGCTCAGGGTACACTGTATCCCGATGTGATTGAAAGTACCTCTGTCAAAGGTCCATCGGCTACAATCAAAAGCCATCACAATGTGGGAGGACTACCCAAAGACCTTAAGTTTAAACTCATAGAACCCTTAAGGTTTCTTTTTAAAGACGAAGTCAGAAAATTGGGCAAAACTCTTGGCATCGACGATGAGTTTATCAACAGACACCCGTTTCCAGGTCCCGGGCTTGCCATTCGCATCATAGGCGAAATCACAAAAGAAAAGCTCGATATCTTAAGAGAGGCTGATGCAATTGTTGTTGAAGAGATCAAAAAAGCCAATCTATACAACGATCTATGGCAGGCATTTGCAGTACTTCTGCCTGTCAGTAGCGTGGGTGTAATGGGAGATAAAAGAACCTACGAAAATGTGGTGGCAATAAGAATTATTGAAAGTGTCGATGGTATGACTGCGGATTGGGCAAAAATACCCTACGAAGTATTAAACAACATCTCAACCCGTATTATAAACGAGGTTAAATCGATCAACAGGGTGGTTTATGATATATCCTCAAAGCCACCATCAACAATAGAGTGGGAGTAG
- the miaB gene encoding tRNA (N6-isopentenyl adenosine(37)-C2)-methylthiotransferase MiaB codes for MRFYIKTFGCQMNERDSEKVEAILFENNWQQVENPEDADLIIVNSCAVREKAENKLYSELGRLKFINPKAKIVAMGCVAQINYEKLKHIADIVIGTNTIDRFYDIARDKSKNGVFILDKMTDPDHIFPHTSRISAFVDIMYGCNNFCSYCIVPYTRGREISRNKDAIIEEIKQLIDKGTKEVMLLGQNVNSFENSKNYRFVDLLYDINKLDGLKRIRFTTSHPKDFSKELALAIRDLDKLCEHLHLPFQSGSDRILKLMKRGYTKEQYLSKALMYREIVKEGSITTDIIVGFPSETQQDFLQTVEVLKTVEFETSFSFKYSKRPLTRAANMDNQVDEEEKLKRLNYLQKLQADITQKKLKAYEGKTIEVLVEGQSKKHNGFSGRCRQNIVVNLEFRDNITEGKIANVVITKALKHSLVGKVQGQ; via the coding sequence ATGAGGTTTTATATAAAAACATTCGGCTGCCAGATGAACGAAAGGGATTCAGAAAAGGTTGAAGCCATTTTGTTTGAAAATAACTGGCAACAGGTAGAAAACCCAGAGGATGCCGATTTAATCATAGTAAATTCCTGTGCTGTTAGAGAAAAAGCAGAAAATAAGCTATACAGCGAGCTTGGCAGGCTAAAGTTTATAAACCCAAAAGCAAAAATCGTTGCAATGGGCTGTGTTGCACAGATAAATTACGAAAAGCTCAAGCATATTGCCGATATTGTTATAGGCACAAACACGATAGATAGATTCTATGATATCGCCAGAGATAAAAGCAAAAACGGTGTTTTTATACTGGATAAAATGACAGACCCGGATCATATTTTTCCTCATACCTCAAGGATTTCCGCCTTTGTGGATATTATGTATGGCTGCAACAATTTCTGCAGCTACTGTATCGTTCCTTACACAAGGGGGCGTGAGATTTCAAGAAACAAAGATGCGATTATAGAGGAGATAAAACAACTTATCGATAAAGGCACAAAAGAGGTAATGCTGCTTGGTCAGAATGTAAACTCTTTTGAAAACAGCAAAAATTACAGATTCGTTGATTTGCTTTATGATATAAACAAACTTGATGGTTTAAAGCGGATTCGTTTTACCACCTCTCACCCAAAGGATTTTTCCAAAGAGTTAGCTTTAGCTATAAGGGATTTAGATAAACTATGTGAGCATCTACATCTGCCGTTTCAGTCTGGATCGGATAGAATTCTAAAGCTGATGAAAAGGGGATATACAAAAGAGCAGTATTTATCAAAAGCCCTGATGTATAGAGAAATTGTCAAAGAGGGCTCCATTACAACAGACATTATCGTGGGTTTCCCTTCTGAAACACAACAGGATTTTTTGCAAACCGTTGAAGTGCTTAAAACAGTAGAGTTTGAAACATCATTTTCTTTCAAATATTCAAAAAGACCCCTCACCAGGGCAGCCAATATGGATAATCAGGTAGATGAGGAGGAAAAACTCAAAAGACTTAACTATCTGCAAAAACTACAGGCAGATATTACGCAAAAAAAATTAAAGGCGTATGAAGGTAAAACCATTGAGGTGCTCGTTGAGGGTCAATCAAAGAAACACAACGGCTTTAGCGGTAGATGTAGACAAAATATAGTTGTCAATTTAGAGTTTAGGGATAATATTACAGAAGGCAAAATTGCCAATGTTGTAATTACAAAAGCCCTAAAGCATTCGCTTGTGGGTAAAGTTCAGGGGCAGTAA
- the ybeY gene encoding rRNA maturation RNase YbeY encodes MNLTVISRFDNFEYTRLVEQFGNFLYKKLDIPIEKEVNIVLCDDKEIEKLNREFKNRQGPTDVLSFYGYDEPILGDIVISIETVEKDAKENNKDFLKHLLFIIAHGFLHLLGYTHETTEKFNDMIKIQNQLIEEYFNLEEKR; translated from the coding sequence ATGAACCTAACAGTAATCAGTAGATTTGATAATTTTGAGTATACCCGATTGGTTGAGCAGTTTGGGAATTTTTTATACAAAAAACTGGATATACCTATAGAAAAAGAGGTTAATATTGTTTTGTGTGATGATAAAGAGATAGAAAAACTCAACAGGGAGTTTAAAAACAGGCAGGGTCCAACCGATGTGCTGAGTTTTTACGGCTATGATGAGCCAATCCTTGGTGATATTGTAATTTCTATTGAAACGGTTGAAAAAGATGCTAAGGAAAACAATAAAGACTTTTTAAAACATCTATTGTTTATAATAGCCCATGGTTTTTTACATTTACTTGGCTATACGCACGAAACAACAGAGAAGTTCAATGATATGATAAAAATCCAGAATCAATTGATAGAAGAATACTTTAATTTGGAGGAAAAACGATGA
- a CDS encoding HD family phosphohydrolase, with product MEKIKKTKEKIATQTTSILQKIFNEYTITLIFFAIIIFINFPKSSSTFYNLEVGSIAPKTIRSTVSLLVEDKEATKKKMEEAMNNTPPVYDFNPDVISNTVNNLKKALSILKDKNQKNAMEQFFKILKIKPSKTLFSRVSRYDPNDILAFSTQALNELKNMYIVISLRQLYKFNPDKIIIRNIKNPKKEILISKDSVVDITKAKIIVYNKLRLLVDDAALRNTIWDLISNLIAPNLTFNSLATQQKKQEAAKKVNKVFFKISKGEIIVRSGDVITKADYVKLMALNSLKQKQNAYLKFIASMLIFIIIAIVLFRVYYITKAKKNKWLSRVKMLAITETLIVIQVLIFKLFAYLGGVVSFSAADFPQSAILMGMPYTIASMMLAIMVDFELAFLVSILLGITSSFIASAEITPMIGIYVFLGNIIAAFGIIREKTRTGIIKSGLLVSLASIFMILLFYLFRNNELGKSTLIEVGFAFSGGILSAIIVSGLLPVFEFLFNMTTDIKLLELGNLNNPLLKELAIKAPGTYHHSIVVSSLAEAAASQIGANPLIAKVGSYYHDIGKIKKPIYFVENQTDGYNPHDNLKPSISALIIKNHVKYGVEIAKKHRLGNYIIDIIQQHHGTSLIKYFYNKAKENGLNPKEEDFRYPGPKPQTKEAGIVMIADEVEAASKTLSNPTVAHLNEFVREITNNIFLDGQLDECELTLKDLNTIVESFVKVLVGIFHHRIEYPEEQKNEPNSNQ from the coding sequence ATGGAGAAAATTAAAAAAACAAAAGAAAAAATAGCCACACAAACAACATCTATACTGCAAAAGATTTTTAATGAATATACAATAACACTGATATTCTTTGCCATTATTATATTCATAAACTTCCCTAAATCATCCTCAACCTTTTACAACCTTGAGGTGGGCAGCATCGCACCAAAAACGATACGCTCAACGGTTTCTTTGCTTGTTGAAGATAAAGAAGCAACCAAAAAGAAAATGGAAGAGGCGATGAACAATACACCGCCTGTGTATGATTTCAACCCCGATGTAATATCAAATACTGTAAACAACTTAAAAAAGGCGTTGAGTATTCTAAAGGACAAAAATCAAAAAAACGCCATGGAACAATTTTTCAAAATCCTTAAAATTAAACCGAGTAAAACACTGTTTTCAAGGGTTAGTAGATACGATCCAAATGATATTTTAGCTTTTTCAACACAGGCTCTCAATGAGCTTAAAAATATGTATATCGTTATATCCCTAAGACAGTTATATAAATTCAACCCGGATAAAATAATAATAAGAAACATCAAAAATCCCAAAAAGGAGATTTTAATAAGCAAAGATAGCGTCGTAGATATTACAAAGGCAAAGATTATCGTATACAACAAACTGAGATTGCTGGTGGATGATGCTGCATTGCGCAATACAATCTGGGATTTAATCTCAAATCTCATAGCACCAAACCTTACTTTCAACTCACTTGCTACACAGCAGAAAAAACAGGAAGCTGCAAAAAAGGTAAATAAGGTGTTTTTCAAAATATCCAAAGGGGAGATTATCGTAAGGAGTGGTGATGTAATAACAAAAGCAGATTATGTTAAGCTGATGGCTCTTAATTCTTTAAAACAGAAGCAAAACGCCTACCTAAAATTCATAGCTTCAATGTTAATATTTATCATCATAGCCATAGTTCTTTTCAGAGTTTATTACATCACCAAAGCCAAGAAAAACAAATGGCTGAGCAGGGTAAAAATGCTCGCCATCACAGAAACCCTGATCGTTATACAGGTATTGATTTTCAAGCTTTTTGCATACCTTGGCGGTGTTGTAAGTTTTTCGGCTGCAGATTTTCCGCAGTCGGCAATCCTGATGGGCATGCCCTATACGATAGCATCGATGATGCTTGCCATTATGGTGGACTTTGAGCTTGCCTTTCTTGTCTCGATATTGCTTGGCATAACATCCTCATTTATTGCTTCAGCAGAGATCACACCGATGATAGGCATATATGTATTTTTAGGCAACATCATAGCGGCCTTTGGTATTATCAGAGAAAAAACCCGCACAGGCATTATAAAATCCGGCCTGCTTGTGTCTTTAGCGAGCATATTTATGATTTTACTGTTTTATTTGTTTAGAAACAACGAACTGGGCAAATCCACGCTGATCGAGGTAGGATTTGCCTTCTCTGGCGGCATCCTTTCGGCAATAATTGTAAGCGGCCTTCTGCCCGTATTTGAGTTTTTATTCAACATGACAACAGATATAAAACTGCTTGAGTTAGGAAACCTTAACAATCCTCTCTTAAAGGAGCTTGCAATCAAAGCCCCAGGTACATACCATCACAGCATCGTTGTATCATCACTTGCTGAGGCTGCTGCAAGTCAGATCGGAGCAAACCCATTGATAGCAAAAGTAGGTTCTTATTATCATGATATAGGCAAAATCAAAAAACCGATATACTTTGTAGAAAATCAAACAGATGGCTACAATCCTCACGATAACCTAAAACCCTCAATCAGCGCCCTTATAATAAAAAACCATGTCAAATACGGTGTTGAAATAGCAAAGAAACACAGATTGGGCAATTACATCATTGATATAATCCAGCAACATCACGGCACAAGCCTGATAAAGTACTTCTACAATAAGGCAAAAGAGAATGGACTAAATCCAAAAGAGGAGGATTTTAGATATCCCGGCCCAAAACCACAGACAAAAGAGGCGGGTATAGTAATGATAGCCGATGAGGTTGAGGCTGCAAGCAAAACACTATCAAACCCCACCGTTGCTCATTTAAACGAATTTGTAAGGGAAATTACAAACAATATCTTTTTAGATGGGCAGTTAGATGAGTGTGAGCTGACGCTTAAGGATTTAAACACAATTGTAGAAAGCTTTGTCAAGGTGCTTGTGGGTATCTTTCATCATAGAATAGAATATCCTGAAGAGCAAAAGAATGAACCTAACAGTAATCAGTAG
- a CDS encoding deoxyguanosinetriphosphate triphosphohydrolase gives MLIREILEKIEEDTLSPFAFLSKNSTRPKGDEKDDVRTDFMRDRDRIIHSKAFRRLKHKTQVFFSPNGDHYRTRLTHTLEVSQIARTIAKALLLNETLTEAIALGHDLGHTPFGHAGERVLNKKSSRGFKHWVQSLRVVDIIEKDGEGLNLTDQVRDGIVKHSKGRGDIIPEDKNTLSRTLEGQIVRIADIIAYVNHDIDDAIRAGIITQNDLPEDIIDTLGKTHAKRIATMVKSVIKATQDRNYEFISMEKDKLEALNSLRDYLFENVYLSERVSKEVAKAEKVLSDLFDYFLEHVDLIEKKFSNDKETVVVDYISGMTDRYALNLYNKIFMPKPWEGDGVS, from the coding sequence ATGCTAATTAGAGAAATCCTTGAAAAAATCGAAGAAGATACCCTCTCTCCTTTTGCCTTTTTAAGCAAAAACTCAACCCGCCCAAAAGGCGATGAAAAGGATGATGTAAGAACAGATTTTATGAGAGACAGGGATAGAATCATCCACAGCAAGGCATTTAGAAGGCTAAAACACAAAACACAGGTGTTTTTTTCGCCAAACGGAGACCATTACAGAACACGCCTTACACATACACTTGAAGTTTCTCAGATTGCCCGCACGATAGCAAAAGCCCTGCTTCTAAACGAAACACTAACAGAGGCAATTGCGCTTGGTCATGATTTAGGCCATACACCATTTGGTCATGCAGGCGAAAGAGTGTTAAATAAAAAATCCTCCAGGGGTTTTAAGCACTGGGTGCAAAGTTTAAGGGTTGTTGATATAATAGAAAAGGATGGTGAGGGTTTAAACCTCACAGACCAGGTTAGAGACGGCATTGTTAAACATTCAAAGGGCAGGGGGGATATTATTCCTGAAGATAAAAATACCCTATCCAGAACACTTGAGGGGCAAATCGTAAGGATTGCAGATATCATAGCCTATGTAAACCACGATATTGATGATGCCATCAGGGCGGGCATTATCACGCAAAACGATCTACCAGAAGATATTATCGATACATTAGGCAAAACGCATGCAAAACGGATTGCAACAATGGTCAAAAGCGTTATAAAAGCCACGCAGGATAGAAACTACGAATTTATATCCATGGAAAAAGACAAACTTGAGGCGCTTAATAGTTTAAGGGACTATCTGTTTGAGAATGTTTATTTAAGCGAAAGGGTATCAAAAGAGGTGGCAAAAGCAGAAAAGGTTTTAAGTGATCTATTTGATTATTTCTTGGAGCATGTGGATTTAATTGAGAAAAAGTTTTCAAACGATAAAGAAACCGTTGTCGTTGACTATATATCCGGCATGACGGATAGATATGCATTGAATCTATATAATAAAATATTTATGCCTAAACCGTGGGAGGGTGATGGTGTTAGCTGA
- a CDS encoding DUF151 domain-containing protein encodes MVKLEIVDVDVGDDYTEILCRDEAGYYYKFSTDPSKGKLLSLLVNDVYLPSNTIYELFINLVGAFNAYIHSIIIIDGYKDQAVVNIATGNEIQSIPISISDALILALLSNTDIYIKKQACLLEFENLEQYVWYRLLKELDLC; translated from the coding sequence ATGGTAAAATTAGAAATTGTTGATGTTGATGTGGGCGACGACTACACAGAAATACTCTGCAGAGACGAAGCAGGCTACTACTATAAATTCTCAACAGACCCATCAAAAGGCAAACTGCTATCGTTACTTGTTAACGATGTTTATCTGCCTTCAAACACGATCTATGAGCTATTTATCAATCTGGTTGGGGCGTTTAATGCCTATATCCATTCGATAATAATAATTGATGGATATAAAGACCAGGCTGTGGTGAATATAGCTACAGGCAATGAAATTCAATCTATTCCTATCTCAATCAGCGACGCCTTGATTCTGGCACTTTTATCTAACACCGATATATACATAAAAAAACAGGCCTGCCTGCTTGAGTTTGAAAATTTAGAGCAGTATGTCTGGTATAGGCTTTTAAAAGAACTGGATCTATGCTAA
- the ruvX gene encoding Holliday junction resolvase RuvX — MRILGIDYGTKQIGLAISDETNTIAMPLKVINAQNNPIAAIKDIIEANDIKKVVVGIPITLSGQKGKKAIETEQFIEKLKNAIDIEVVEWDERLSTRFSERILNNAKVKGRKNKKRVIDKIAATFILQGYLDWL; from the coding sequence ATGAGGATTCTTGGGATTGATTACGGAACAAAGCAGATAGGTCTTGCAATAAGTGACGAAACAAACACAATAGCCATGCCGCTTAAGGTTATAAACGCCCAAAACAATCCGATAGCAGCAATTAAAGATATTATCGAGGCCAACGATATCAAAAAGGTTGTTGTGGGCATCCCCATCACATTAAGTGGCCAAAAAGGCAAAAAAGCTATAGAGACAGAGCAGTTCATAGAAAAGCTAAAAAACGCCATTGACATCGAAGTGGTGGAGTGGGATGAAAGACTATCCACAAGGTTTTCTGAAAGAATCCTCAATAATGCAAAAGTAAAGGGTAGAAAAAACAAAAAGAGGGTGATAGACAAAATCGCCGCCACATTTATCCTTCAGGGGTATCTTGACTGGTTATGA
- the cysE gene encoding serine O-acetyltransferase, producing the protein MKNIKKLAVVATIGTTAYVLSKKTGVFDTIKEDIEVVFERDPAARSIPEVIFCYPGLHALWFHRVAHFLWEHNFKFAGRFLSHISRFLTGIEIHPGAKIGRRFFIDHGMGVVIGETAEIDDDVTLYQGVTLGGTSLKKVKRHPTVGKNVVVGSGAKVLGALKIGDNSKIGSGSVVIRDVPENSTVVGIPAKVVQKEKTQKKIDLEHTKLPDVEGKVIRYLLHRIEELEKEITALKEGKTEEIEKERKKEAEELKKIEKYIKSYEIEGLD; encoded by the coding sequence ATGAAAAATATTAAAAAGTTAGCCGTTGTAGCAACAATAGGCACAACAGCTTATGTTTTATCAAAAAAAACAGGGGTTTTTGATACGATTAAAGAAGATATAGAGGTTGTCTTTGAAAGAGACCCTGCCGCAAGAAGCATCCCTGAGGTGATATTCTGTTATCCCGGTCTTCATGCGCTATGGTTTCACAGGGTTGCACATTTTCTTTGGGAGCACAATTTCAAATTCGCAGGCAGATTTCTATCCCATATAAGCCGCTTTCTTACGGGCATTGAAATCCATCCCGGTGCAAAAATCGGCAGAAGATTCTTTATAGATCACGGCATGGGTGTTGTTATAGGGGAAACAGCAGAAATAGACGACGATGTTACGCTATATCAGGGCGTCACACTGGGCGGCACAAGCCTTAAAAAGGTAAAAAGGCATCCAACGGTGGGTAAAAATGTCGTTGTTGGTAGCGGTGCAAAAGTTTTGGGAGCCTTAAAAATAGGTGATAATTCAAAAATCGGTTCAGGAAGCGTTGTCATTAGGGATGTTCCAGAAAACTCAACCGTGGTGGGTATTCCTGCAAAGGTTGTTCAAAAGGAAAAAACCCAGAAAAAGATTGACCTTGAACACACAAAACTACCCGATGTCGAAGGAAAGGTTATCAGATATCTTTTACATAGAATAGAGGAGCTTGAAAAAGAGATCACGGCTTTAAAAGAGGGTAAAACAGAAGAAATAGAAAAGGAGCGTAAAAAGGAAGCAGAAGAGCTCAAAAAGATAGAAAAGTATATAAAGAGCTACGAAATAGAGGGTTTAGACTAA
- the mltG gene encoding endolytic transglycosylase MltG, translating to MSKLKTLLIANLILSFIVFAFIIFTIFKFNSFLNSKASNVHKRIVIRIKKNQSPRSIIKTLKEKGVISRSDWFYYYLKFTGLAPKIKAGLHMFYTDLTPKEVAKELISSNVYATKITIIPGLTAKKIALILKKKGFNSDAFLDIVDNKTIAKKLTGLNITSLEGFLFPDTYLIAKDEKMEQVVCILFSNYLKHLTKIKNSQKITKDDYKKLIIASIIQKEATDKNDMAVVASVIYNRLKKNMPLQMDSTKIYPDNSSFNTYTHKGLPPQPICNPGFDAIFAAYNPKKTNYLYFISKKDGSMVFSKTFRQHNINIRKYLK from the coding sequence ATGAGCAAGCTAAAAACACTCCTTATTGCAAATTTAATTTTATCTTTCATAGTTTTTGCATTTATTATATTTACAATCTTTAAATTCAACAGTTTTTTAAACTCAAAAGCGTCAAATGTACACAAACGCATCGTTATAAGAATCAAAAAAAACCAGTCACCAAGAAGCATTATCAAAACATTAAAAGAAAAAGGCGTAATCTCAAGAAGTGATTGGTTTTATTACTATCTCAAATTTACGGGACTTGCACCAAAAATCAAAGCAGGATTGCACATGTTCTACACCGATCTTACACCCAAAGAGGTTGCTAAAGAACTTATAAGCAGTAATGTATATGCAACAAAAATCACCATTATTCCGGGTCTTACAGCAAAAAAGATAGCCTTGATTTTAAAGAAAAAAGGTTTCAACAGCGATGCCTTTTTAGATATTGTAGACAACAAAACAATTGCAAAAAAACTCACAGGCCTGAATATAACATCGCTTGAGGGTTTTTTATTCCCCGATACATACCTTATAGCAAAGGATGAAAAGATGGAGCAGGTTGTGTGTATTCTCTTTTCAAATTATTTAAAACACCTAACAAAAATAAAAAACTCTCAAAAAATTACAAAAGATGATTACAAAAAACTCATCATTGCCTCCATTATACAAAAAGAGGCAACAGATAAAAACGATATGGCTGTCGTGGCAAGCGTTATATACAATAGACTCAAAAAAAACATGCCGCTTCAGATGGATTCAACAAAAATCTATCCGGATAACTCCTCTTTTAACACATATACACACAAAGGCCTGCCCCCTCAGCCTATATGCAATCCCGGCTTTGATGCAATTTTTGCAGCATACAACCCAAAAAAAACAAACTATCTTTATTTTATCTCCAAAAAGGACGGCTCCATGGTGTTCAGTAAAACATTCAGACAACACAACATAAACATAAGGAAGTATCTAAAATGA
- a CDS encoding TldD/PmbA family protein: MLAEEILNKITGFDQCEVYVEKTTSQSFELKNATEYSKGFEESYGCSVRLQKDNKLAFVYFDISSKDKIDDIMLKIKDAIGYTKTNSGDIIPEHSFKYTEDEKILKVDEESTKELLMQTALTAEKTDRRIKQTKEVAIDFFSKTIQIANSNGLGVQYSRQSVSAAIEVLAEDKISDLAYYALDGEKIEDIDLNFMANKAANLAVNKLYPNPIQTKKYSVIIANNTFRDILAHFLPIFNGYSVVNHTTQLEGKIGKKVFSDAITIIDAKQMPNRPNNIPFDEEGSPAKDTVVVENGYLKSFLHNTYTASLLKMENTSNAKRGNYKNQPKVGPFNLYVKPNEDVNRDKLLNMIDGIYIIDVMGLHMANVVSGDFSFGINGFLIHNGEPVSYFKAATFAGNFFDIAKKVIAVSNNLYFLGSVGSPDVAVADCIIGG; this comes from the coding sequence GTGTTAGCTGAAGAAATTCTTAATAAAATTACAGGATTCGACCAATGCGAGGTTTATGTTGAAAAAACAACATCTCAGAGTTTTGAGCTAAAAAATGCAACAGAATATTCAAAAGGCTTTGAGGAAAGCTACGGTTGCTCGGTCAGACTTCAAAAAGACAACAAGCTTGCCTTTGTATATTTCGATATATCATCAAAAGACAAAATTGACGATATAATGTTAAAAATAAAAGATGCAATCGGTTATACAAAAACAAACAGCGGCGATATTATTCCAGAACACTCTTTCAAATACACAGAGGATGAAAAAATTCTTAAGGTAGATGAAGAATCAACAAAAGAGTTGCTGATGCAGACAGCATTAACAGCTGAAAAAACCGACAGGCGTATCAAACAAACAAAAGAGGTTGCAATAGATTTTTTTTCAAAAACCATTCAGATTGCAAACAGCAACGGTTTAGGTGTGCAATACTCAAGGCAATCTGTCTCGGCAGCCATTGAGGTGCTTGCTGAGGATAAAATATCAGATTTAGCATACTACGCCCTTGATGGTGAAAAGATAGAGGATATAGATTTAAATTTTATGGCAAACAAGGCTGCAAATCTTGCCGTCAACAAACTCTATCCCAATCCCATCCAGACAAAAAAATACAGCGTGATCATAGCAAACAATACTTTCAGGGATATACTTGCCCATTTTCTGCCCATTTTTAACGGATATTCCGTTGTTAACCATACAACACAACTTGAAGGCAAAATAGGCAAAAAAGTCTTCTCTGATGCAATTACAATAATAGATGCAAAACAGATGCCAAACAGACCAAACAACATACCCTTCGATGAAGAGGGCAGTCCTGCTAAGGATACAGTCGTCGTAGAAAACGGTTATCTAAAAAGCTTTCTGCATAATACATACACCGCATCGCTACTGAAAATGGAAAACACCTCAAACGCAAAAAGAGGCAATTACAAAAATCAACCCAAAGTTGGACCATTCAATCTATATGTAAAACCCAATGAAGATGTTAACAGAGACAAGCTTTTGAATATGATCGACGGCATCTATATAATAGATGTTATGGGGCTTCATATGGCAAATGTTGTAAGCGGCGATTTTTCATTTGGTATAAACGGATTTTTAATCCACAATGGAGAACCTGTAAGCTACTTTAAAGCAGCCACATTTGCAGGTAATTTTTTTGATATAGCAAAAAAGGTTATTGCCGTATCAAACAACCTCTATTTTTTAGGCAGCGTTGGTAGCCCCGATGTAGCAGTTGCAGACTGCATCATAGGAGGATAG